In one Heteronotia binoei isolate CCM8104 ecotype False Entrance Well chromosome 1, APGP_CSIRO_Hbin_v1, whole genome shotgun sequence genomic region, the following are encoded:
- the CHGB gene encoding secretogranin-1 isoform X2, translating into MPSVALLSLLGAAALAGVRSAPVEKDDHVEEMVTRCIVEVLLNGLSKPNAPPINPLCKEFLKKSSQQKPEEKRLVQDRELNTRPSSESNELERPPERIMKEQLNEEEFKTQTKGGESWHPEEGTHEEKDDQQAASPVHKEQEKNEDEKGNGEHGSYTSNYHSKEGSREKKPNEEVEDESLDKKSLSTVGKVAEGDYKHSVGLKKSEESVHSQEKENQKSEEEEEEEEEEESSEKYHRNFHREYEDSYEKEAEVEKQDHKPRQNHQKPKLGNSSENRKYHNGEKRDSPEESSEEEDDFWDKRSRWPKHYYETGHRYEEKRNSEEIHGSEEMEGRGRSNEYYDRRYHSKEEEDTRHHGRGSEEKQHHYERKRLHVEPLKEARHYHEERNPQGKASEEYMGKQHSYGGQDEKQYLGREWQHLQMEEIPKSPSMDMEEGEQRFYSPKEEAREEKRHYPSVLEEELEKRHHSEGKKHGINKRTFLVEEGYPRSHYLVQNVKRAAASYIPYYQQLRWKNHHTEKKDDMANLFLESEEEPRSHLDERDFFPDYNDYEPWEKKQLMDSLNHKHKENSHHEKTHKSDVKRQYNRMDELAHLLSYRKKSVEFPELYSSNEDVKRGNMIRSDEGKLGQRPLTQEEELKSVIP; encoded by the exons ATGCCTTCCGTGGCGCTGCTCAGCCTCCTCGGAGCCGCGGCTCTGGCAG GTGTTAGATCGGCACCAGTGGAAAAAGATGATCATGTTGAGGAAATG GTTACACGATGCATTGTAGAGGTCCTTTTGAATGGTCTATCAAAACCCAATGCTCCACCGATCAATCCCCTATGCAAGGAGTTTCTAAAGAAAA GCAGCCAACAAAAGCCAGAAGAGAAAAGGTTAGTCCAAGACAGAGAACTTAACACAAGGCCCTCATCAGAATCCAATGAACTGGAGAGACCACCAGAAAGGATTATGAAGGAACAACTGAATGAAGAAGAATTTAAAACACAAACCAAAGGAGGGGAAAGCTGGCACCCAGAGGAAGGAACACATGAGGAAAAAGATGACCAACAAGCTGCCTCCCCAGTCCACAAAGAGCAGGAAAAGAATGAGGATGAGAAAGGAAATGGAGAACATGGAAGCTATACAAGTAATTACCACagcaaagaaggaagcagagaaaagaAACCTAATGAAGAGGTGGAGGATGAATCTCTAGACAAAAAGTCTCTTTCTACAGTTGGAAAGGTGGCTGAGGGTGACTACAAACATTCTGTGGGCCTAAAGAAGTCTGAAGAAAGTGTACATagccaagaaaaagaaaaccaaaaaagcgaggaggaggaagaagaggaggaagaagaagagagcagTGAAAAGTATCACCGTAATTTTCATCGAGAATATGAAGATTCTTACGAGAAAGAAGCTGAGGTAGAAAAACAAGACCACAAACCAAGACAGAACCACCAGAAACCGAAGCTGGGCAATTCTTCTGAAAACAGAAAATATCATAATGGTGAGAAGAGGGATTCTCCTGAAGAATCAAGTGAGGAAGAAGATGACTTCTGGGATAAAAGGAGCCGCTGGCCCAAACACTATTATGAGACAGGACATCGTTATGAGGAAAAAAGAAACTCTGAGGAGATACATGGCTCtgaagaaatggagggaaggggcaggagtAATGAGTACTATGACAGAAGGTATCACAGCAAAGAGGAGGAAGATACAAGACATCATGGAAGGGGAAGTGAAGAGAAACAGCATCACTATGAGAGAAAAAGACTCCATGTTGAGCCACTAAAGGAAGCAAGACACTATCATGAAGAAAGGAACCCTCAGGGCAAAGCAAGTGAGGAATATATGGGCAAGCAACATAGTTATGGGGGCCAGGATGAGAAACAGTATCTTGGCAGAGAATGGCAGCACTTACAGATGGAGGAGATCCCCAAGTCACCAAGCATGGACATGGAGGAGGGAGAGCAGAGGTTCTACAGTCCCAAAGAGGAGGCCAGGGAAGAAAAACGGCACTATCCTAGTGTCCTCGAGGAGGAGCTTGAAAAGAGACATCACAGTGAGGGGAAAAAACATGGTATTAATAAAAGGACATTCCTGGTTGAGGAAGGCTACCCAAGAAGCCACTATCTTGTACAGAATGTGAAAAGAGCTGCGGCTTCATACATCCCTTACTACCAGCAGCTCAGATGGAAGAACCACCACACTGAAAAGAAAGATGATATGGCCAACCTGTTTCTAGAAAGTGAAGAAgaacccaggtcccatctggatgAGAGAGATTTCTTTCCTGACTATAATGATTATGAGCCATGGGAGAAGAAGCAGCTTATGGACAGCCTGAATCACAAGCATAAAGAGAACAGTCACCATGAAAAAACCCACAAATCTGATGTTAAGAGACAGTACAACAGGATGGATGAACTTGCCCATCTTCTGAGCTACAGGAAGAAATCAGTAGAGTTTCCAGAACTATACAGCTCCAATGAAGATGTGAAGAGGGGGAACATGATAAGAAGCGATGAGGGCAAACTTGGTCAGAGGCCTTTGACACAAGAGGAG
- the CHGB gene encoding secretogranin-1 isoform X1 — MPSVALLSLLGAAALAGVRSAPVEKDDHVEEMVTRCIVEVLLNGLSKPNAPPINPLCKEFLKKSSQQKPEEKRLVQDRELNTRPSSESNELERPPERIMKEQLNEEEFKTQTKGGESWHPEEGTHEEKDDQQAASPVHKEQEKNEDEKGNGEHGSYTSNYHSKEGSREKKPNEEVEDESLDKKSLSTVGKVAEGDYKHSVGLKKSEESVHSQEKENQKSEEEEEEEEEEESSEKYHRNFHREYEDSYEKEAEVEKQDHKPRQNHQKPKLGNSSENRKYHNGEKRDSPEESSEEEDDFWDKRSRWPKHYYETGHRYEEKRNSEEIHGSEEMEGRGRSNEYYDRRYHSKEEEDTRHHGRGSEEKQHHYERKRLHVEPLKEARHYHEERNPQGKASEEYMGKQHSYGGQDEKQYLGREWQHLQMEEIPKSPSMDMEEGEQRFYSPKEEAREEKRHYPSVLEEELEKRHHSEGKKHGINKRTFLVEEGYPRSHYLVQNVKRAAASYIPYYQQLRWKNHHTEKKDDMANLFLESEEEPRSHLDERDFFPDYNDYEPWEKKQLMDSLNHKHKENSHHEKTHKSDVKRQYNRMDELAHLLSYRKKSVEFPELYSSNEDVKRGNMIRSDEGKLGQRPLTQEEEKELENLAAMDLELQKMAEKFSNNWQG; from the exons ATGCCTTCCGTGGCGCTGCTCAGCCTCCTCGGAGCCGCGGCTCTGGCAG GTGTTAGATCGGCACCAGTGGAAAAAGATGATCATGTTGAGGAAATG GTTACACGATGCATTGTAGAGGTCCTTTTGAATGGTCTATCAAAACCCAATGCTCCACCGATCAATCCCCTATGCAAGGAGTTTCTAAAGAAAA GCAGCCAACAAAAGCCAGAAGAGAAAAGGTTAGTCCAAGACAGAGAACTTAACACAAGGCCCTCATCAGAATCCAATGAACTGGAGAGACCACCAGAAAGGATTATGAAGGAACAACTGAATGAAGAAGAATTTAAAACACAAACCAAAGGAGGGGAAAGCTGGCACCCAGAGGAAGGAACACATGAGGAAAAAGATGACCAACAAGCTGCCTCCCCAGTCCACAAAGAGCAGGAAAAGAATGAGGATGAGAAAGGAAATGGAGAACATGGAAGCTATACAAGTAATTACCACagcaaagaaggaagcagagaaaagaAACCTAATGAAGAGGTGGAGGATGAATCTCTAGACAAAAAGTCTCTTTCTACAGTTGGAAAGGTGGCTGAGGGTGACTACAAACATTCTGTGGGCCTAAAGAAGTCTGAAGAAAGTGTACATagccaagaaaaagaaaaccaaaaaagcgaggaggaggaagaagaggaggaagaagaagagagcagTGAAAAGTATCACCGTAATTTTCATCGAGAATATGAAGATTCTTACGAGAAAGAAGCTGAGGTAGAAAAACAAGACCACAAACCAAGACAGAACCACCAGAAACCGAAGCTGGGCAATTCTTCTGAAAACAGAAAATATCATAATGGTGAGAAGAGGGATTCTCCTGAAGAATCAAGTGAGGAAGAAGATGACTTCTGGGATAAAAGGAGCCGCTGGCCCAAACACTATTATGAGACAGGACATCGTTATGAGGAAAAAAGAAACTCTGAGGAGATACATGGCTCtgaagaaatggagggaaggggcaggagtAATGAGTACTATGACAGAAGGTATCACAGCAAAGAGGAGGAAGATACAAGACATCATGGAAGGGGAAGTGAAGAGAAACAGCATCACTATGAGAGAAAAAGACTCCATGTTGAGCCACTAAAGGAAGCAAGACACTATCATGAAGAAAGGAACCCTCAGGGCAAAGCAAGTGAGGAATATATGGGCAAGCAACATAGTTATGGGGGCCAGGATGAGAAACAGTATCTTGGCAGAGAATGGCAGCACTTACAGATGGAGGAGATCCCCAAGTCACCAAGCATGGACATGGAGGAGGGAGAGCAGAGGTTCTACAGTCCCAAAGAGGAGGCCAGGGAAGAAAAACGGCACTATCCTAGTGTCCTCGAGGAGGAGCTTGAAAAGAGACATCACAGTGAGGGGAAAAAACATGGTATTAATAAAAGGACATTCCTGGTTGAGGAAGGCTACCCAAGAAGCCACTATCTTGTACAGAATGTGAAAAGAGCTGCGGCTTCATACATCCCTTACTACCAGCAGCTCAGATGGAAGAACCACCACACTGAAAAGAAAGATGATATGGCCAACCTGTTTCTAGAAAGTGAAGAAgaacccaggtcccatctggatgAGAGAGATTTCTTTCCTGACTATAATGATTATGAGCCATGGGAGAAGAAGCAGCTTATGGACAGCCTGAATCACAAGCATAAAGAGAACAGTCACCATGAAAAAACCCACAAATCTGATGTTAAGAGACAGTACAACAGGATGGATGAACTTGCCCATCTTCTGAGCTACAGGAAGAAATCAGTAGAGTTTCCAGAACTATACAGCTCCAATGAAGATGTGAAGAGGGGGAACATGATAAGAAGCGATGAGGGCAAACTTGGTCAGAGGCCTTTGACACAAGAGGAG